In Solimonas sp. K1W22B-7, the DNA window ACTTGCTTGCCGCCACGAGTTGGAAAAATTTCGGTACCGATTCGAGTGCGTCGCCCATGCCTGGGGACATCTGTGTCGTCGAAAAGGAGGGGCATCACCACGTAGCCTTCTGGATTGCGCAGGATTCATCACGCGTCTGGCTGCTTGGCGGCAATCAAGGAAAAACCGGAGCGGGAGCTGTCACGCTGGTGGCTTTCCGGTTGCCTGCTCACAAAATCGTCGCGCTGCGTCGCCCGTAGCACGAGGGTGGCGGCGTTGCTGCGGCGGCGCTCGAGGTAACCCGTGCCGGGTGCAGGCTATTCCTTGCTCTGGCGCAGCTTCGATGCGCCCGCAGCGAGCTGGCGGATGGCGTCCCAGTCGCGCGCGGCGGTCCGGTCCGCGGGCGCGAGCCAGGAGCCGCCGACGCAGCCTACGTTCGGCAACGCCAGGTACTCGACCGCGCGCGCCGGATCGATGCCGCCGGTGGGGCAGAACTGGACCTCGGGGAAGGGGCCGCGGAACGATTTGAGCATGGCGCAGCCACCCGCGGCCTCGGCGGGAAAGAACTTGAGCGTGTCGTAGCCGGCGCTGCGCGCGGCGAGGATGTCGGAGGGCGTCATCACGCCCGGCAGGAAAGGCCAGCCTTCGAGGCGGCCTGCGGCCAGCAGCTCCGCAGTGGCACCGGGCGAGACACCGAAGCGTGCGCCCGCCTCTCGCGCCGACGCCACGTCGGCGGGCGTCAGCAGCGTGCCGGCTCCCACCACCGCATCCGGGACTTCGGCGGCGATGGCGCGGATGGCGGCCAGCGCTGCCGGCGTGCGCAGGGTTACTTCCAGGGCATACAGGCCGCCGTCCACCAGG includes these proteins:
- the eda gene encoding bifunctional 4-hydroxy-2-oxoglutarate aldolase/2-dehydro-3-deoxy-phosphogluconate aldolase, which translates into the protein MKARELLQLGPVMPVLVIEDAALAVPLARALVDGGLYALEVTLRTPAALAAIRAIAAEVPDAVVGAGTLLTPADVASAREAGARFGVSPGATAELLAAGRLEGWPFLPGVMTPSDILAARSAGYDTLKFFPAEAAGGCAMLKSFRGPFPEVQFCPTGGIDPARAVEYLALPNVGCVGGSWLAPADRTAARDWDAIRQLAAGASKLRQSKE